A single region of the Ziziphus jujuba cultivar Dongzao chromosome 10, ASM3175591v1 genome encodes:
- the LOC107411029 gene encoding protein TOC75, chloroplastic translates to MAFLQANITRDNTKFVNGAIVGQRNVFQVDQGLGIGSKFPFFNRHQLTLTQFFQLKQVEEGAGKPPPPVLVLHGHYGGCVGDLPSYDAFTLGGPYSVRGYNMGEIGAARNILELAAELRIPVRGTHVYAFAEHGNDLGSSKDVKGNPTEVYRRMGHGSSYGAGIKLGLVRAEYAVDHNSGTGALFFRFGERF, encoded by the exons ATGGCCTTTTTGCAGGCAAATATCACACGTGATAATACTAAGTTTGTAAATGGGGCAATAGTTGGTCAGAGAAATGTTTTCCAG GTAGACCAAGGTCTCGGCATTGGCAGCAAGTTTCCATTCTTTAACCGCCACCAGTTAACATTGACACAATTCTTCCAGTTGAAGCAAGTGGAGGAAGGTGCTGGTAAACCACCCCCACCAGTGCTTGTGCTTCATGGCCACTATGGTGGCTGTGTGGGCGACCTTCCAAGTTATGATGCTTTTACCCTTGGGGGGCCATATTCTGTCAGAGGCTACAACATGGGTGAGATAGGCGCAGCAAGAAATATCCTTGAG CTTGCAGCTGAGCTACGTATACCAGTCAGAGGAACACATGTGTATGCATTTGCAGAACATGGCAATGATCTAGGAAGTTCAAAGGATGTCAAGGGGAACCCAACAGAGGTGTATAGGCGAATGGGTCACGGTTCATCTTACGGAGCTGGTATCAAATTAGGTCTTGTACGAGCAGAGTATGCTGTTGATCATAACTCCGGCACTGGTGCCTTATTCTTCCGATTTGGAGagagattttga
- the LOC107411005 gene encoding pentatricopeptide repeat-containing protein At1g11290, chloroplastic-like encodes MTRTQLSLEKAVRIFNRIFSRSLTFQYLRRHNDSDDDLESCNAKIFGLVERRRDPVGLELFAQCLQQHGSSPTPQALNKILSFGAKSASLDLGFQIHALIIKLGFCTNVHICSALVDLYAKCGTMPNAQKLFDEMPQKNVVTWNTLTSGYLHAECPKMAIGIFFKMLKVGTAPTPFSMSGVLVGCSQLEAGALGTQVHGLSLKMGYCCNIFVGTGLIDMYSRCYSLDDSRRVFDQMPDKNVITWTSMVTRYAQNEQPDEAMILVREMLRLEVKPNDVTYNSLLSSFSSPNLLDKCGQIHSRIVKEGFEFNTYIAVTLATIYSECTNSLEDFEKLCSCISKWDQASWNAVIAGYSNLRVGDLALKCFSEMRQTGLSTDVFTLTSVLRAVGTISGLEEGKQIHGLVFKSGHGSTLHVQNGLVSMYARCGAIHESKWVFTLMDEHDIISWNSLLSGCAHHGFGQEAVELFEHMRRSSVKPDDTTFLIVLTACSHVGMLDKGLELFNLMRNDNSLYLPKMKHYATIVDLFGRAGDLQEAEAFIDSMPIEPGPSVYKALLSACRVHGNKEIALRSAKKLLKLCPDDPATYILLSYVLITDGYWDDVQGLRKLMYGRGVRKNPGYSWI; translated from the coding sequence ATGACACGAACCCAACTGTCATTAGAGAAAGCCGTTAGGATTTTCAACCGTATATTTTCCCGCTCTCTGACATTTCAATATCTCCGCCGTCACAATGACTCAGATGACGATTTGGAGTCCTGTAATGCTAAGATCTTTGGCCTCGTTGAGAGGCGACGAGACCCAGTTGGTTTGGAGCTCTTCGCTCAGTGCCTACAACAACATGGGTCTTCACCCACACCTCAAGCTCTCAACAAAATTTTGTCTTTTGGAGCAAAATCGGCTTCTCTTGATCTGGGTTTTCAGATTCACGCTCTCATTATTAAGTTGGGTTTTTGTACAAATGTACATATTTGCAGTGCTTTGGTTGATTTGTATGCAAAATGCGGGACAATGCCCAATGCCCAGAAACTTTTCGATGAAATGCCTCAGAAAAATGTAGTAACTTGGAATACATTGACTTCTGGTTATTTGCATGCCGAGTGTCCGAAGATGGCGATTGGGATTTTCTTCAAGATGTTGAAAGTGGGAACAGCACCAACGCCTTTCAGTATGTCTGGTGTTTTGGTTGGATGCTCACAACTAGAAGCTGGAGCGCTAGGAACTCAGGTGCATGGTTTGAGCCTTAAAATGGGGTATTGCTGTAACATTTTTGTGGGGACAGGGTTGATAGATATGTACTCAAGGTGTTATAGTCTTGATGATTCAAGGCGGGTTTTTGATCAAATGCCAGATAAGAATGTTATTACTTGGACTTCCATGGTTACCAGATATGCACAGAATGAACAGCCTGATGAGGCCATGATCTTGGTAAGAGAAATGCTGCGTCTTGAAGTTAAGCCAAATGATGTAACTTATAACAGTTTGTTGAGTTCATTTTCTAGTCCCAATCTTCTGGATAAATGTGGGCAAATCCATAGCCGGATTGTTAAAGAAGGTTTTGAGTTCAACACATATATAGCAGTTACCCTGGCTACTATATATTCAGAATGCACTAATAGCTTGGAAGACTTTGAGAAACTTTGCTCTTGTATCTCAAAATGGGATCAAGCATCATGGAATGCGGTTATTGCTGGTTATTCTAATTTAAGAGTTGGTGATCTTGCGCTGAAATGTTTCTCTGAAATGAGGCAAACAGGCCTGAGTACAGACGTTTTTACGCTTACAAGTGTTTTAAGAGCAGTAGGAACTATTTCAGGCCTTGAAGAAGGAAAGCAAATACATGGTCTAGTTTTCAAGAGCGGGCATGGCTCAACTTTACATGTTCAGAACGGGCTTGTTTCCATGTATGCAAGATGTGGGGCTATCCATGAATCGAAATGGGTTTTTACATTGATGGATGAACACGATATCATCTCCTGGAATTCACTGTTATCAGGATGTGCCCATCATGGATTCGGTCAGGAGGCTGTTGAATTGTTTGAACACATGAGAAGAAGCAGCGTCAAACCAGATGACACCACCTTCCTCATTGTGCTCACTGCTTGTAGCCATGTTGGTATGTTGGACAAAGGACTGGAGCTATTCAATTTGATGAGAAATGATAATTCACTTTACCTCCCAAAAATGAAGCATTATGCTACAATAGTTGATCTTTTTGGTCGAGCAGGGGATCTCCAAGAAGCTGAAGCCTTTATAGATAGCATGCCAATAGAGCCGGGGCCCTCGGTTTATAAAGCTCTGCTTAGTGCTTGCCGGGTTCATGGAAATAAGGAAATAGCACTTCGCTCAGCAAAAAAACTTCTGAAATTGTGCCCAGATGATCCTGCAACTTACATACTGCTGTCATATGTCTTGATAACAGATGGTTACTGGGATGATGTACAAGGACTGCGGAAGCTCATGTATGGTAGAGGAGTTAGGAAAAATCCAGGTTATAGTTGGATATAA
- the LOC107411013 gene encoding low-temperature-induced 65 kDa protein, whose translation MDRMHRYGDGLSTPTNLTIEQFLRDGESSGSRRSPTSLSLSPTLGREHDLNEEHIHGHNQKKSVLMKVKEKAKKLRHTLSSKKKQNEDGSSTPTWGVTLEDDDELEVEDAEYLGAPMYESELAPEGYKENARQHPRAVPVISEKHVLPSSVKQGSESPLSPNQAGVNSTSSPNNKTITDTVTEKLAPAYATVSDATHAIASKIQNLAVSATAAATSQQQRQQPGSAPAAPQMNPMQAASGSVLAPVETQSSSAPSSTRSMGTQAGKNASSVDQQIWDKGVSVKQYLMHKFEPGEDERALSQVISEAMSPRKTGGGDHVGVVEKVREAVTSLLRHDHQEPSISKSTYARSATMPPTTSRIPISTNAHEVGEEETHGRILQAN comes from the exons ATGGATCGCATGCATAGATATGGAGATGGTCTTTCAACTCCTACCAACCTAACAATTGAACAATTCCTTCGAg ATGGTGAATCATCTGGTTCAAGGCGATCACCGACATCCTTGTCTTTATCGCCTACACTTGGGAGGGAACATGATTTAAATGAAGAGCACATTCATGGACACAACCAGAAGAAATCAGTTCTAATGAAGGTGAAAGAGAAGGCCAAGAAACTGCGCCACACTCTCAGCAGCAAGAAGAAACAAAACGAAGACGGTAGTAGCACGCCCACatggggtgttacattggaGGATGATGATGAATTGGAAGTAGAAGATGCTGAGTATCTTGGAGCCCCAA TGTACGAATCGGAGCTGGCACCGGAGGGATACAAGGAGAATGCAAGGCAGCATCCAAGAGCAGTTCCAGTGATCTCCGAGAAGCATGTTTTGCCTTCTTCTGTCAAACAAGGCTCTGAGAGTCCTCTTAGTCCCAACCAGGCAGGTGTAAATTCTACTAGTAGTCCTAATAATAAGACAATCACTGACACTGTGACCGAGAAGTTGGCACCAGCCTATGCCACTGTATCAGATGCAACTCATGCAATTGCCTCAAAGATTCAAAACCTTGCTGTGTCTGCAACCGCGGCAGCTACTTCACAGCAGCAGCGGCAGCAGCCTGGTTCTGCCCCCGCAGCACCACAAATGAATCCAATGCAGGCAGCTTCGGGAAGCGTTTTAGCTCCCGTGGAGACGCAATCCTCTTCGGCCCCTAGTTCTACCCGTTCGATGGGTACACAAGCAGGAAAGAATGCCAGTAGTGTTGATCAGCAAATATGGGATAAGGGTGTTTCAGTGAAGCAGTATTTGATGCATAAATTTGAGCCAGGGGAAGATGAGAGAGCACTTTCACAGGTGATATCCGAGGCAATGAGTCCGAGGAAAACTGGTGGTGGTGATCATGTTGGTGTGGTGGAGAAGGTGAGAGAAGCTGTTACTTCTTTGCTAAGGCATGATCATCAAGAGCCGTCCATTTCCAAATCTACCTATGCTCGCTCTGCCACAATGCCTCCCACTACTTCCCGCATTCCCATCTCTACCAATGCTCATGAAG TTGGTGAAGAAGAAACTCATGGAAGAATACTCCAAGCCAATTAG